GGAAAAAGACGCCGGCGGGCCGCCTTGGAGCGAAGCTTTCGCCCGCACGCTGGAAGAAGCGAAAGCGGACGAGCCCTCGGCGGCGGATTTTGAGGTTGTTTTGCCGCCCGGCCGAAGCCGACTCGTCGTGACCTACGGCCAGCGCTTGTTCATCGACGAAAGAAACAACGGCTATTTCGCTGCCTGGCCGAAAAAAGGGGTGACCGGATTCGATTATCTGCTCTACCCGGCCAAAGCGTGGGAGACGGACCCGGGCTTTAGGCTGAAGGTATCCGTACAAGTTCCCGACGCAAGGACTAAGAAGCTGTTCATCAGAATCCGGCAGCGCCCCGCGATCAAGTGCAATCTGCCGCTCACGGAAGCCGGAGCCGCGGAGGCTGATCATGTCAGAATGTTCGAGGGGGAATTCAAGGGCGGCATGCCGGCCGATGTTCTGACGTTTCTTATCTGGTTCGATAAAAACGCCGCGGCCTACGTTCGTTGAGAGACGCTTAGATCAGGCCGGGAGCGCGGCTTTCCGGATAAGGACCGATTCCACCTCGATATCGCGACGGGTACGATCCTCGAGCGCCGCCCAATCGAGGGCGACGACGGAGAACGGCAAAGAGGAGGCCATAAAAGCCGCCTTGAGATCGGCCAGAAGGGGCGCTTCGAGGGGCTGCTTGGTCATGATGACCAGTTCCAGGTCGGAGTGGCGGCGGGCAGTTCCGCAGACCCGCTGGCCGAAAGCACGCACGTCGGTCCCGGGGACAAACTTCTCGAGCACACCCATCACTGTTTCCAGATTTCTAGGCAAAATATTGATAGCAGACATTTTTACTCACTTTCTTGGGGGAAGACAGTATTTTAACAGAACGCAGCGGCCAAAGATAGGTAAATGCGACAATAAGATATATCAAAAGAGCAGTTTTTCTATTTAGCCCAAAAATTTCTTTGTCTGCGCATTAATAGCGATAACAGATTTCAATGTTTGTAATCACTTTATATTAATACTATAATAGAAAAGATCGACTGAGAAATTCAATTCGAGGTTGCGTCCATGAGAGTGAAGAAAGAGAAGCCCCGCATGATTCGAACCCAGATCCAGCTCACAGACGAGCAAGCTGCCGGCTTGAAGAGTCTCTCCGCTGAG
Above is a window of Candidatus Aminicenantes bacterium DNA encoding:
- a CDS encoding nucleotidyltransferase domain-containing protein: MGVLEKFVPGTDVRAFGQRVCGTARRHSDLELVIMTKQPLEAPLLADLKAAFMASSLPFSVVALDWAALEDRTRRDIEVESVLIRKAALPA